One Glycine soja cultivar W05 chromosome 2, ASM419377v2, whole genome shotgun sequence genomic region harbors:
- the LOC114400432 gene encoding serine/threonine-protein kinase TOUSLED-like isoform X1 produces MSDDMLIHFSSNSSNQSDQSLPTKIAKLEARMVGKGSSTAAQQSGWSSASVPSAGKFGGAAENLAEPSTSSDSDDDNGGKFLIQANTQKRQKLQEDGSASVFECVEVVTDGRQTSLEAVETKNNIDVNRKKHGRGRGSSGSGRGRGSRVTDQTKTPISPPTVLASNGHIENVYHKDGRLSDQFHSDNSASLEEDVASLQAKVVALEEELRKSKQETADYQNLYRQLEKELKELNDHEQKMKPKRMKIISDLLISVSKAERQEARLKVRQDSLRLGNVGVIRAGTVISETWEDGQALKDLNAQLKQLIETKEAIERQRKLLKKKQSDKGDGTADAEAGLPEDILIHDEIYKSRLASLKREEENILRERERYEIEKGRLIREMKRIRDEDGSRFNNFQILNHRYALLNLLGKGGFSEVYKAFDLVEHRYVACKLHGLNAQWSEEKKQSYIRHAIREYNIHKTLVHRHIVRLWDIFEIDQNTFCTVLEYCSGKDLDAVLKATPILPEREAKVIIVQIFQGLIYMNKRAQKIIHYDLKPGNVLFDELGVAKVTDFGLSKIVEDDVGSQGMELTSQGAGTYWYLPPECFELSKTPLISSKVDVWSAGILYYQILFGRRPFGHDQTQERILREDTIIKARKVEFPSRPTISNEAKDFIRRCLTYNQAERPDVLTIAQDPYLTFSKKL; encoded by the exons ATGTCAGATGACATGCTCATTCATTTCTCATCCAACTCTTCCAACCAATCAGATCAGTCTCTGCCTACAAAGATTGCTAAGTTGGAAGCTCGAATGGTTGGTAAGGGTTCCTCCACCGCTGCTCAGCAATCAGGTTGGTCCTCTGCGTCTGTTCCTTCTGCTGGGAAATTTGGCGGAGCTGCTGAAAATTTGGCTGAACCATCCACTTCCagtgattctgatgatgat AATGGTGGGAAATTCTTAATACAAGCCAACACTCAGAAACGCCAAAAACTTCAAGAAGATGGCAGCGCAAGTGTTTTTGAATGTGTTGAG GTTGTTACCGATGGAAGGCAAACTAGTTTGGAGGCTGTGGAGAcgaaaaataatattgatgtGAATAGAAAGAAACATGGCCGTGGAAGAGGGAGTTCTGGTTCAGGTAGAGGCCGTGGTTCCAGAGTTACTGATCAGACCAAAACACCAATTTCTCCACCAACTGTTTTGGCTTCAAATGGTCACATTGAGAATGTATACCATAAA GATGGTAGACTCAGTGATCAGTTTCATAGTGATAATTCTGCTTCATTAGAG GAGGACGTTGCATCTTTACAAGCAAAAGTTGTTGCATTGGAGGAGGAATTGCGCAAATCAAAGCAAGAGACCGCTGATTATCAAAATCTTTATCGACAGTTAGAAAAG GAACTGAAGGAGCTGAATGATCATGAACAGAAAATGAAGCCTAAG agaatgaaaataatatcTGACTTGCTGATATCCGTTTCAAAGGCTGAGAGACAAGAAGCAAGGTTGAAAGTACGGCAAGACTCATTGAGACTTGGAAATGTTGGTGTAATCAG AGCTGGAACTGTCATATCCGAGACCTGGGAAGATGGTCAAGCTTTAAAGGATCTGAATGCCCAGCTT AAACAACTAATAGAAACAAAGGAGGCAATCGAGCGGCAGCGCAagttattgaagaaaaaacaatctG ATAAGGGTGATGGAACAGCAGATGCAGAGGCTGGATTACCAGAAGATATTCTAATTCATGATGAGATCTACAAATCTCGATTAGctagccttaaaaga gaagaagaaaatattttgcgGGAGAGAGAACGATATGAAATAGAGAAGGGGAGGTTAATTCGTGAAATGAAACGTATACGAGATGAAGATGGTTCGCGGTTTAACAACTTTCAGATTCTAAATCATCGCTATGCCCTTCTTAACCTTCTTGGAAAAGGAGGATTCAGTGAGGTGTACAAG GCTTTTGACTTGGTTGAGCATAGATATGTTGCATGCAAGCTTCATGGTTTAAATGCTCAATGGAGTGAAGAGAAGAAGCAAAGCTACATACGCCATGCAATTCGGGAGTATAATATTCACAAGACTCTTGTACATCGTCACATTGTTCGTTTATGGGACATTTTTGAGATTGATCAAAACACATTTTGCACCGTTCTAGAGTATTGTAGTG GGAAAGATCTTGATGCTGTCCTCAAGGCAACACCTATATTACCCGAGAGGGAGGCTAAGGTCATCATAGTTCAAATTTTTCAAGGCCTTATTTACATGAATAAAAGAGCACAGAAGATTATCCATTATGATTTGAAGCCTGGAAATGTTCTGTTTGATGAGCTTGGTGTTGCCAAAGTGACTGATTTTGGTCTTAGTAAGATAGTGGAGGATGATGTGGGATCCCAGGGCATGGAACTTACATCCCAGGGAGCTGGAACATACTG GTATTTACCTCCTGAATGCTTTGAGCTCAGCAAGACACCTCTTATATCATCAAAG GTTGATGTCTGGTCTGCTGGAATTTTGTATTATCAAATCCTCTTTGGCCGACGTCCTTTTGGGCATGACCAAACACAAGAGAGAATACTTCGTGAAGACACAATTATTAAGGCACGCAAGGTTGAATTTCCTTCTAGACCTACCATTTCTAATGAGGCAAAG GATTTTATTCGACGGTGTCTAACATATAACCAGGCTGAGAGACCAGATGTATTAACCATTGCTCAAGACCCATATCTCACTTTCTCAAAAAA GTTGTAA
- the LOC114400432 gene encoding serine/threonine-protein kinase TOUSLED-like isoform X2, with protein MSDDMLIHFSSNSSNQSDQSLPTKIAKLEARMVGKGSSTAAQQSGWSSASVPSAGKFGGAAENLAEPSTSSDSDDDNGGKFLIQANTQKRQKLQEDGSASVFECVEVVTDGRQTSLEAVETKNNIDVNRKKHGRGRGSSGSGRGRGSRVTDQTKTPISPPTVLASNGHIENVYHKDGRLSDQFHSDNSASLEEDVASLQAKVVALEEELRKSKQETADYQNLYRQLEKELKELNDHEQKMKPKRMKIISDLLISVSKAERQEARLKVRQDSLRLGNVGVIRAGTVISETWEDGQALKDLNAQLKQLIETKEAIERQRKLLKKKQSDKGDGTADAEAGLPEDILIHDEIYKSRLASLKREEENILRERERYEIEKGRLIREMKRIRDEDGSRFNNFQILNHRYALLNLLGKGGFSEVYKAFDLVEHRYVACKLHGLNAQWSEEKKQSYIRHAIREYNIHKTLVHRHIVRLWDIFEIDQNTFCTVLEYCSGKDLDAVLKATPILPEREAKVIIVQIFQGLIYMNKRAQKIIHYDLKPGNVLFDELGVAKVTDFGLSKIVEDDVGSQGMELTSQGAGTYWYLPPECFELSKTPLISSKVDVWSAGILYYQILFGRRPFGHDQTQERILREDTIIKARKVEFPSRPTISNEAKDFIRRCLTYNQAERPDVLTIAQDPYLTFSKK; from the exons ATGTCAGATGACATGCTCATTCATTTCTCATCCAACTCTTCCAACCAATCAGATCAGTCTCTGCCTACAAAGATTGCTAAGTTGGAAGCTCGAATGGTTGGTAAGGGTTCCTCCACCGCTGCTCAGCAATCAGGTTGGTCCTCTGCGTCTGTTCCTTCTGCTGGGAAATTTGGCGGAGCTGCTGAAAATTTGGCTGAACCATCCACTTCCagtgattctgatgatgat AATGGTGGGAAATTCTTAATACAAGCCAACACTCAGAAACGCCAAAAACTTCAAGAAGATGGCAGCGCAAGTGTTTTTGAATGTGTTGAG GTTGTTACCGATGGAAGGCAAACTAGTTTGGAGGCTGTGGAGAcgaaaaataatattgatgtGAATAGAAAGAAACATGGCCGTGGAAGAGGGAGTTCTGGTTCAGGTAGAGGCCGTGGTTCCAGAGTTACTGATCAGACCAAAACACCAATTTCTCCACCAACTGTTTTGGCTTCAAATGGTCACATTGAGAATGTATACCATAAA GATGGTAGACTCAGTGATCAGTTTCATAGTGATAATTCTGCTTCATTAGAG GAGGACGTTGCATCTTTACAAGCAAAAGTTGTTGCATTGGAGGAGGAATTGCGCAAATCAAAGCAAGAGACCGCTGATTATCAAAATCTTTATCGACAGTTAGAAAAG GAACTGAAGGAGCTGAATGATCATGAACAGAAAATGAAGCCTAAG agaatgaaaataatatcTGACTTGCTGATATCCGTTTCAAAGGCTGAGAGACAAGAAGCAAGGTTGAAAGTACGGCAAGACTCATTGAGACTTGGAAATGTTGGTGTAATCAG AGCTGGAACTGTCATATCCGAGACCTGGGAAGATGGTCAAGCTTTAAAGGATCTGAATGCCCAGCTT AAACAACTAATAGAAACAAAGGAGGCAATCGAGCGGCAGCGCAagttattgaagaaaaaacaatctG ATAAGGGTGATGGAACAGCAGATGCAGAGGCTGGATTACCAGAAGATATTCTAATTCATGATGAGATCTACAAATCTCGATTAGctagccttaaaaga gaagaagaaaatattttgcgGGAGAGAGAACGATATGAAATAGAGAAGGGGAGGTTAATTCGTGAAATGAAACGTATACGAGATGAAGATGGTTCGCGGTTTAACAACTTTCAGATTCTAAATCATCGCTATGCCCTTCTTAACCTTCTTGGAAAAGGAGGATTCAGTGAGGTGTACAAG GCTTTTGACTTGGTTGAGCATAGATATGTTGCATGCAAGCTTCATGGTTTAAATGCTCAATGGAGTGAAGAGAAGAAGCAAAGCTACATACGCCATGCAATTCGGGAGTATAATATTCACAAGACTCTTGTACATCGTCACATTGTTCGTTTATGGGACATTTTTGAGATTGATCAAAACACATTTTGCACCGTTCTAGAGTATTGTAGTG GGAAAGATCTTGATGCTGTCCTCAAGGCAACACCTATATTACCCGAGAGGGAGGCTAAGGTCATCATAGTTCAAATTTTTCAAGGCCTTATTTACATGAATAAAAGAGCACAGAAGATTATCCATTATGATTTGAAGCCTGGAAATGTTCTGTTTGATGAGCTTGGTGTTGCCAAAGTGACTGATTTTGGTCTTAGTAAGATAGTGGAGGATGATGTGGGATCCCAGGGCATGGAACTTACATCCCAGGGAGCTGGAACATACTG GTATTTACCTCCTGAATGCTTTGAGCTCAGCAAGACACCTCTTATATCATCAAAG GTTGATGTCTGGTCTGCTGGAATTTTGTATTATCAAATCCTCTTTGGCCGACGTCCTTTTGGGCATGACCAAACACAAGAGAGAATACTTCGTGAAGACACAATTATTAAGGCACGCAAGGTTGAATTTCCTTCTAGACCTACCATTTCTAATGAGGCAAAG GATTTTATTCGACGGTGTCTAACATATAACCAGGCTGAGAGACCAGATGTATTAACCATTGCTCAAGACCCATATCTCACTTTCTCAAAAAAGTAA